Proteins encoded together in one Shewanella acanthi window:
- a CDS encoding YecH family metal-binding protein: MSDSVHGHDVMALMVAQATPVLKVELLSKMSHAFGENARYHTCSADNLTAEGLILFLMGKGKLTETTEGISLAGMRCNHSSYELRGVTQDHAIR; the protein is encoded by the coding sequence ATGTCTGATTCTGTCCACGGCCATGACGTGATGGCGCTGATGGTAGCGCAAGCTACCCCTGTTTTAAAAGTAGAATTGCTGAGCAAAATGTCACACGCCTTTGGTGAAAATGCGCGCTATCACACCTGCAGCGCAGATAATCTCACTGCAGAGGGGCTTATTCTTTTTCTCATGGGTAAGGGGAAACTGACCGAGACAACTGAAGGGATTTCCCTTGCAGGGATGCGTTGTAATCATTCAAGCTATGAGTTGCGTGGTGTAACACAAGACCACGCTATTAGGTAA